From a region of the Nitrospirae bacterium CG2_30_53_67 genome:
- a CDS encoding galactose-1-phosphate uridylyltransferase, which produces MPELRKDPIIGRWVIISTNRGKRPTDFGETLLKRNGGFCPFCYGNEKVTPPEILAFRKNDSAPNTEGWSLRVVANKFPALQIEGDLNKRAEGIYDKMNGIGAHEVIIETPHHDKTLSTLPLEKVEDALWAYRERMVDLKRDPRFKYILIFKNEGLSAGASLEHSHSQLIALPIVPKRVAEEIQGASLHYRYKERCVYCDILHQELESRIRVISENEHYVAIEPFTPRFPFETWVLPKAHQSSFEQMPREKYLLLAAILQDTLKRIDKTLNMPPYNYILHTSPIGEEVNDYYHWHLEIMPKLTRVAGFEWGSGFYINPTPPEEAAEFLREARV; this is translated from the coding sequence ATGCCTGAACTGAGAAAGGACCCCATCATCGGCCGGTGGGTCATCATCTCAACGAATCGGGGAAAGAGGCCCACGGACTTTGGGGAGACCCTTCTTAAAAGAAACGGGGGGTTTTGTCCATTCTGCTATGGGAATGAAAAGGTCACGCCTCCGGAAATTCTTGCCTTCAGAAAAAACGATTCGGCGCCCAATACCGAAGGATGGAGTTTGCGGGTGGTGGCCAATAAATTTCCTGCCCTTCAGATAGAAGGGGACCTCAACAAACGGGCTGAAGGGATCTATGACAAGATGAACGGGATCGGGGCGCATGAGGTCATTATCGAAACCCCTCACCACGACAAGACCCTGAGCACCCTCCCTCTGGAAAAGGTCGAAGATGCGCTCTGGGCATACCGTGAGAGGATGGTGGACTTAAAGAGGGATCCTCGATTCAAGTATATCCTCATCTTCAAGAATGAAGGACTTTCGGCAGGGGCTTCCCTGGAGCATTCCCACTCCCAGTTGATCGCCCTCCCGATTGTGCCCAAAAGGGTTGCCGAAGAGATCCAGGGCGCATCGCTTCATTACCGGTATAAGGAGCGCTGCGTCTACTGCGATATTCTTCATCAGGAGCTGGAATCCAGGATTCGGGTGATCTCAGAGAACGAGCACTATGTGGCGATAGAGCCGTTTACGCCGAGGTTCCCTTTTGAAACGTGGGTTCTTCCCAAGGCCCATCAATCCTCATTTGAGCAGATGCCTCGTGAAAAATACCTTCTTCTCGCTGCTATCCTTCAGGATACCCTGAAGCGGATTGACAAGACCTTGAACATGCCCCCCTACAACTATATCCTGCATACTTCGCCGATTGGAGAAGAGGTCAACGACTATTATCACTGGCATTTGGAGATCATGCCCAAGTTGACCCGTGTGGCCGGCTTTGAATGGGGTTCGGGTTTTTATATCAATCCGACCCCGCCTGAGGAAGCAGCGGAGTTTCTAAGGGAAGCGCGAGTGTAA